One Engystomops pustulosus chromosome 7, aEngPut4.maternal, whole genome shotgun sequence DNA window includes the following coding sequences:
- the LOC140069293 gene encoding uncharacterized protein isoform X4, protein MDDFEVMEEELEVIDICEEEIVRNIKKLEVRDICEEEIVRNIKKLEVKRAWEEEKTKEVKMEEKTKQRKMEVKRRWWEEVTIQEQMTEKEQGRRMMWWKVYGSDPNKRKRIAKETAICLPGYIEEDEMEHHESEEETEEDDLLVVKVEEIHREQEKVEEEVEEIHLEQEEEVEEIHLEEEEVEEIHLEEEEVEEIHLEEEKVVDVEEIHLKLEKVEEEEEELLIEEHLEEDIEGLGRREVKVAWASEESLQPRRKWWRPKCLSPGSGRKSSRSSKGEKKPSRFMRFLLCCCRADTSE, encoded by the exons GTGAGGAACATCAAGAAGCTGGAGGTGAGAGATATCTGTGAGGAGGAGATAGTGAGGAACATCAAGAAGCTGGAGGTGAAGAGGgcatgggaggaggagaagaccaAGGAGGTGAAGATGGAGGAGAAGACCAAGCAGAGGAAGATGGAGGTGAAGAGGAGATGGTGGGAGGAGGTGACAATCCAAGAACAGATGACAGAGAAGGAGCAGGGCCGGAGGATGAT GTGGTGGAAAGTCTATGGCTCCGACCCCAATAAAAG GAAGAGAATTGCAAAAGAAACAGCGATTTGTTTGCCTGGTTACAT tgaggaagatgAGATGGAACATCACGAATcagaggaggagacagaggaggacGATCTGCTAGTGGTGAAGGTGGAGGAGATACATCGGGAgcaggagaaggtggaggaggaggtagaggagatacatctggagcaggaggaggag gtagaggagatacatctggaagaggaggaggtagaggagatacatctggaagaggaggaggtagaggagataCATCTGGAAGAGGAGAAGGTGGTGGATGTAGAGGAGATACATCTGAAgctggagaaggtggaggaggaagaggaggaattgTTGATAGAGGAACATCTGGAGGAGGACATAGAGGGTCTGGGAAG ACGAGAGGTGAAGGTGGCCTGGGCCAGTGAGGAGTCTCTCCA GCCAAGACGCAAGTGGTGGAGGCCCAAGTGCCTGAGCCCCGGCAGCGGCAGGAAGAG cagcagaagcagcaaagGGGAGAAGAAACCCTCAAG GTTCATGAGGTTCCTCCTGTGTTGCTGCAGAGCTGACACTTCAGAATAG